A single window of Leptospiraceae bacterium DNA harbors:
- a CDS encoding transposase, whose amino-acid sequence MTLYRQKFFNRKSPRLQGFDYSSAGYYFVTVVTKNRERLFGKISDSKMVLNDLGKIVEEEWLRSFEIRKELSCAEYIIMPNHIHAIITHVGTSGGRPIIEIPNDNEIPNDNEKQNVKCIEDVIYRIQDVRRASLRGGNNKNYLPKSISSFFAGFKSVVTKRINEIQRTSGLTVWQSRYHDHIIRDEKEFYYIKTYIQKNPKNWENDLERLIP is encoded by the coding sequence ATGACACTATATAGACAAAAATTTTTTAATAGAAAATCGCCCAGATTGCAAGGTTTTGATTACTCGAGCGCAGGGTATTATTTTGTTACAGTCGTTACGAAAAACAGAGAACGTTTATTTGGTAAAATTTCTGATTCGAAAATGGTTTTAAATGATCTCGGCAAAATAGTCGAAGAAGAATGGTTAAGATCCTTTGAAATTCGAAAGGAATTATCCTGTGCGGAATATATCATTATGCCCAATCACATTCACGCCATTATTACCCACGTTGGGACGTCCGGCGGACGTCCTATAATTGAAATTCCAAACGATAACGAAATTCCAAACGATAACGAAAAACAGAACGTTAAATGTATAGAGGACGTGATTTATCGTATACAGGACGTGCGCCGCGCGTCCCTACGGGGCGGAAATAATAAAAATTATTTGCCGAAATCAATATCGTCTTTTTTTGCAGGATTCAAATCTGTTGTTACAAAACGCATTAATGAAATTCAACGTACTTCTGGATTAACTGTTTGGCAATCTCGCTACCATGACCATATCATACGAGATGAAAAAGAATTTTATTATATTAAGACATACATTCAAAAAAATCCCAAAAACTGGGAGAACGATTTAGAACGATTAATCCCGTAG